Proteins from a single region of Salipiger sp. H15:
- a CDS encoding alpha-D-ribose 1-methylphosphonate 5-phosphate C-P-lyase PhnJ, translating to MTAQAYNFAYLDEQTKRMIRRALLKALAVPGYQVPFASREMPMPYGWGTGGVQVTAACLTPEDRLKVIDQGADDTTNAVSIRKFFERTAEVETTEHTEEATVIQTRHRIPEQPLREGQILVYQVPIPEPLRFLEPRETETRKMHALEEYGLMHVKLYEDIAHNGAISTAYAYPVKVEGRYVMDPSPIPKFDNPRLESAAIQLFGAGREQRIYALPPHTKVVSLDFEDHPFEPSKADHDCDLCGCGTSYLDEVITDDAGGRMFVCSDTDFCASRQAQGHRGALSPQEEFA from the coding sequence ATGACCGCGCAGGCCTACAACTTTGCCTATCTCGACGAGCAGACCAAGCGGATGATCCGCCGGGCGCTGCTCAAGGCGCTGGCGGTGCCGGGCTACCAGGTGCCCTTCGCCAGCCGCGAGATGCCGATGCCCTACGGCTGGGGGACGGGGGGCGTGCAGGTGACCGCCGCCTGCCTCACCCCCGAGGACCGGCTCAAGGTCATCGACCAGGGCGCCGACGACACCACCAACGCCGTCTCGATCCGCAAGTTCTTCGAGCGCACCGCCGAGGTGGAGACGACCGAGCACACCGAGGAGGCGACCGTCATCCAGACCCGCCACCGCATCCCCGAGCAGCCGCTCAGGGAGGGGCAGATCCTCGTCTACCAGGTGCCGATCCCCGAGCCGCTGCGCTTCCTCGAGCCGCGCGAGACCGAGACCCGCAAGATGCACGCGCTCGAGGAATACGGGCTGATGCACGTCAAGCTCTACGAGGACATCGCCCATAACGGCGCGATCTCGACGGCCTATGCCTACCCGGTGAAGGTCGAGGGGCGCTACGTGATGGATCCCTCGCCGATCCCCAAGTTCGACAACCCGAGGCTCGAGAGCGCGGCGATCCAGCTCTTCGGCGCGGGCCGCGAGCAGCGCATCTACGCGCTGCCGCCGCACACGAAGGTGGTCAGCCTCGATTTTGAGGACCACCCGTTCGAGCCCAGCAAGGCGGACCACGACTGCGATCTCTGCGGCTGCGGCACGAGCTACCTCGACGAGGTGATCACCGACGACGCGGGCGGGCGGATGTTCGTCTGCTCCGACACCGACTTCTGCGCCTCGCGACAGGCCCAAGGGCATCGTGGCGCACTCTCCCCGCAGGAGGAATTCGCATGA